In one Grus americana isolate bGruAme1 chromosome 1, bGruAme1.mat, whole genome shotgun sequence genomic region, the following are encoded:
- the RBM17 gene encoding splicing factor 45 isoform X1: protein MSLYDDLGVETSDSKTEGWSKNFKLLQSQLQVKKAALTQAKSQRTKQTTVLAPVIDLKRGSSSDERQIVDTPPHVAAGLKDPVPSGFSAGDVLIPLADEYDPMFPNDYEKVVKRQREERQRQRELERQKEIEEREKRRKDRHEASGFSRRPDPDSDEDEDYERERRKRSMGGAAIAPPTSLVEKDKEPVASFPFEEDSRPRAPSSKAAIPPPVYDEPERPRSPTGPSNSFLANMGGTVAHKIMQKYGFREGQGLGKHEQGLSTALSVEKTSKRGGKIIVGESTEKAETGKKADSNPLTEILKCPTKVVLLRNMVGAGEVDEDLEVETKEECEKYGKVGKCVIFEIPGAPDDEAVRIFLEFERVESAIKAVVDLNGRYFGGRVVKACFYNLDKFRVLDLAEQV, encoded by the exons ATGTCACTTTACGATGACTTGGGAGTTGAGACCAGCGATTCTAAAACAGAAGGCTGGTCTAAAAATTTCAAACTACTGCAGTCTCAATTGCAGGTGAAGAAAGCGGCTCTCACACAAGCAAAG AgtcagagaacaaaacaaacaacagtcCTTGCCCCAGTGATTGACCTGAAACGAGGTAGCTCTTCTGATGAGAGACAGATTGTGGACACACCACCTCATGTAGCAGCTGGGTTAAAG gatCCTGTACCTAGTGGTTTTTCTGCGGGAGATGTGTTGATTCCTTTGGCGGATGAGTATGATCCCATGTTCCCAAATGACTATGAAAAAGTGGTAAAACGTCAAAGAGAGGAACGACAGAGGCAACGTGAGCTGGAGAGGCAAAAAGAGattgaagaaagagaaaa AAGACGTAAAGACAGGCATGAAGCCAGTGGGTTTTCAAGACGACCAGATCCAGATTCTGATGAAGATGAAGATTATGAAAGGGAGAGACGAAAAAGAA GTATGGGAGGAGCTGCCATTGCACCACCCACTTCTCTTGTTGAGAAGGACAAAGAAC CTGTAGCATCATTTCCATTTGAAGAGGACTCAAGACCTCGGGCACCgtcttccaaagcagctattccTCCTCCAGTGTATGATGAGCCAGAAAGACCTCGTTCCCCCACGGGACCTAGCAACTCTTTCCTTGCTAACATGGG agggACCGTAGCTCATAAAATCATGCAGAAGTATGGTTTCAGAGAGGGCCAGGGACTGGGAAAGCATGAGCAGGGGCTTAGCACAGCACTGTCAGtagagaaaacaagcaagagGGGTGGCAAGATCATTGTTGGCGAGTCTACAGAGAAAG CAGAAACGGGCAAGAAAGCGGATTCTAACCCCTTGACCGAGATACTGAAATGCCCAACTAAAGTGGTCTTACTAAGG aacaTGGTAGGTGCTGGGGAAGTGGATGAAGATCTAGAAGTTGAAACTAAGGAAGAATGCGAAAAATATGGCAAGGTTGGGAAATGTGTCATCTTTGAG attcCTGGTGCCCCTGATGATGAAGctgtaagaatatttttagaGTTTGAACGGGTTGAATCTGCCATCAAAG CTGTTGTGGATCTCAATGGAAGATACTTTGGAGGC
- the RBM17 gene encoding splicing factor 45 isoform X2: MSLYDDLGVETSDSKTEGWSKNFKLLQSQLQVKKAALTQAKSQRTKQTTVLAPVIDLKRGSSSDERQIVDTPPHVAAGLKDPVPSGFSAGDVLIPLADEYDPMFPNDYEKVVKRQREERQRQRELERQKEIEEREKRRKDRHEASGFSRRPDPDSDEDEDYERERRKRSMGGAAIAPPTSLVEKDKEPVASFPFEEDSRPRAPSSKAAIPPPVYDEPERPRSPTGPSNSFLANMGGTVAHKIMQKYGFREGQGLGKHEQGLSTALSVEKTSKRGGKIIVGESTEKETGKKADSNPLTEILKCPTKVVLLRNMVGAGEVDEDLEVETKEECEKYGKVGKCVIFEIPGAPDDEAVRIFLEFERVESAIKAVVDLNGRYFGGRVVKACFYNLDKFRVLDLAEQV; the protein is encoded by the exons ATGTCACTTTACGATGACTTGGGAGTTGAGACCAGCGATTCTAAAACAGAAGGCTGGTCTAAAAATTTCAAACTACTGCAGTCTCAATTGCAGGTGAAGAAAGCGGCTCTCACACAAGCAAAG AgtcagagaacaaaacaaacaacagtcCTTGCCCCAGTGATTGACCTGAAACGAGGTAGCTCTTCTGATGAGAGACAGATTGTGGACACACCACCTCATGTAGCAGCTGGGTTAAAG gatCCTGTACCTAGTGGTTTTTCTGCGGGAGATGTGTTGATTCCTTTGGCGGATGAGTATGATCCCATGTTCCCAAATGACTATGAAAAAGTGGTAAAACGTCAAAGAGAGGAACGACAGAGGCAACGTGAGCTGGAGAGGCAAAAAGAGattgaagaaagagaaaa AAGACGTAAAGACAGGCATGAAGCCAGTGGGTTTTCAAGACGACCAGATCCAGATTCTGATGAAGATGAAGATTATGAAAGGGAGAGACGAAAAAGAA GTATGGGAGGAGCTGCCATTGCACCACCCACTTCTCTTGTTGAGAAGGACAAAGAAC CTGTAGCATCATTTCCATTTGAAGAGGACTCAAGACCTCGGGCACCgtcttccaaagcagctattccTCCTCCAGTGTATGATGAGCCAGAAAGACCTCGTTCCCCCACGGGACCTAGCAACTCTTTCCTTGCTAACATGGG agggACCGTAGCTCATAAAATCATGCAGAAGTATGGTTTCAGAGAGGGCCAGGGACTGGGAAAGCATGAGCAGGGGCTTAGCACAGCACTGTCAGtagagaaaacaagcaagagGGGTGGCAAGATCATTGTTGGCGAGTCTACAGAGAAAG AAACGGGCAAGAAAGCGGATTCTAACCCCTTGACCGAGATACTGAAATGCCCAACTAAAGTGGTCTTACTAAGG aacaTGGTAGGTGCTGGGGAAGTGGATGAAGATCTAGAAGTTGAAACTAAGGAAGAATGCGAAAAATATGGCAAGGTTGGGAAATGTGTCATCTTTGAG attcCTGGTGCCCCTGATGATGAAGctgtaagaatatttttagaGTTTGAACGGGTTGAATCTGCCATCAAAG CTGTTGTGGATCTCAATGGAAGATACTTTGGAGGC